From a single Microbacterium murale genomic region:
- a CDS encoding cysteine hydrolase family protein, whose amino-acid sequence MARKTFEGWLGGEYSSPVDVPASDVALSVIDMQNAFLREEYSLGIAETQEPFAAALPGSVKLVEAARAAGVPVIYTRYAYLPGNEDQLDPAGRAEGTALSPRLVAGTVDIEIVDELAPIDGEIVLDKSRPSAFYGTRLEPYLTARGIRSVVICGVTTNICVETTARDASQRGYKTYVIEDAVGEAELSRHWHALYTIEFIFGTVATVEDVQRSWDVPVTGVPGYPLKRGANVEMLAWLEAAAS is encoded by the coding sequence ATGGCTCGCAAGACCTTCGAAGGATGGCTGGGCGGGGAGTATTCGTCGCCCGTCGACGTCCCGGCATCCGATGTCGCCTTGAGCGTCATCGATATGCAGAACGCGTTCCTCCGTGAGGAGTACTCGCTCGGCATCGCAGAGACCCAAGAACCGTTCGCGGCGGCGCTTCCCGGATCCGTGAAGCTCGTCGAGGCCGCTCGCGCCGCCGGCGTTCCGGTGATCTACACGCGGTACGCCTATCTGCCCGGCAACGAGGATCAGCTTGACCCTGCAGGCCGAGCGGAGGGCACCGCGCTGTCTCCGCGTCTGGTGGCCGGCACCGTGGATATCGAGATCGTCGACGAACTCGCACCGATCGACGGCGAGATCGTGCTCGACAAGTCGCGACCCAGTGCGTTCTACGGCACGAGATTGGAGCCGTATCTGACAGCGCGCGGCATCCGGTCCGTCGTGATCTGCGGGGTGACGACGAACATCTGTGTGGAGACGACGGCACGCGACGCAAGCCAGCGCGGGTACAAGACGTACGTGATCGAGGATGCGGTCGGAGAGGCCGAGCTCAGCAGGCACTGGCATGCGCTCTACACGATCGAGTTCATCTTCGGAACGGTCGCCACCGTCGAAGACGTGCAGCGCTCCTGGGATGTCCCGGTCACCGGAGTGCCCGGATACCCGCTGAAGCGCGGTGCGAACGTCGAGATGCTCGCCTGGCTCGAGGCAGCGGCCTCATGA
- a CDS encoding ABC transporter ATP-binding protein → MSTEPVLRITDLVVKAETPTGELTLVDGVSLEIAPGEVLSLVGESGSGKSITMLAVMGLLPPGTWVDSGSIRFRGTELTELSERQLNGIRGGELAMVFQDPMTTLNPVRRVGTQLAEGIRLHDRGLSRAQARERVLELLDSVGIPDPAGKSRDYPHQWSGGMRQRALIAGAMAHDPALLIADEPTTALDVTIQAQVMKVLARSRAESDSAMILITHDLGLVAQVADRVAVMYSGRIVEMQDVFGIFESPRHPYTAGLLASVLSLEGDDGGLAYAIPGQPPTPATRGEGCPFQPRCIVGRDRTECGTAPRLAQDARGSVSCFLPLEDGRLPVARDFAAAAPIQEAKAS, encoded by the coding sequence ATGAGCACCGAACCGGTTCTGCGCATCACCGACCTGGTCGTCAAGGCCGAAACCCCCACCGGCGAACTCACCCTCGTCGACGGCGTCAGCCTCGAGATCGCACCGGGCGAAGTCCTCAGCCTTGTGGGCGAGTCCGGATCGGGAAAGTCGATCACGATGCTCGCCGTGATGGGACTGCTCCCGCCGGGCACCTGGGTGGACTCCGGCTCCATCCGCTTCCGCGGTACAGAGCTCACCGAACTATCCGAGCGGCAGCTCAACGGCATCCGCGGCGGGGAACTGGCCATGGTGTTCCAGGACCCGATGACGACGCTCAATCCGGTCAGGCGGGTCGGCACTCAGCTGGCCGAGGGCATCCGTCTGCACGATCGGGGTCTCTCACGTGCGCAGGCACGTGAGAGGGTTCTGGAACTGCTGGACAGCGTCGGGATCCCCGATCCTGCCGGAAAGTCCCGCGACTACCCACACCAATGGTCGGGCGGAATGCGTCAGCGAGCCCTGATCGCCGGTGCCATGGCGCACGACCCTGCACTGCTCATCGCAGACGAGCCGACGACCGCCCTCGATGTCACGATCCAGGCCCAGGTGATGAAGGTTCTGGCACGGTCCAGGGCCGAGTCGGACTCAGCGATGATCCTCATCACGCACGACCTCGGCCTGGTCGCGCAGGTCGCTGATCGGGTCGCCGTGATGTACAGCGGCCGGATCGTCGAGATGCAGGACGTGTTCGGGATCTTCGAATCGCCGCGCCATCCGTACACCGCCGGCCTCCTCGCGAGCGTTCTCAGTCTCGAGGGCGACGACGGGGGGCTTGCCTATGCGATTCCCGGTCAGCCGCCGACGCCGGCTACGCGCGGAGAAGGATGCCCGTTCCAGCCGCGCTGCATCGTCGGCAGAGATCGCACCGAATGCGGTACCGCTCCGCGCCTCGCGCAGGACGCTCGCGGTTCTGTCTCGTGCTTCCTGCCGCTCGAGGACGGACGGCTTCCCGTCGCTCGGGACTTCGCAGCAGCGGCACCTATCCAGGAGGCGAAGGCATCATGA
- a CDS encoding ABC transporter substrate-binding protein — translation MSRTRNRWALAALASAVAIATLTSCASNGGAPSSSGGDKTVTVAIAQDPENLNPVIGGSFGALSLEYNLFDQLAEIDVDGSVIERAATEWSSNADFTVWDFTLRDDILFHDGSSMTAADVVFSFEEVLAEPDSNRQLWLTDMVSVEAVDDTHVRFTLSTPFSEWPRQTTLISIVPQAVYEEVGAAAFNEAPVGSGPFRFESWKRGQSVVVTKFDDYFGGAPLLDSVDFVPVPADDARVTGVQSGTVDIAAIPTAQIDAVKNTGSADVVSVPSHQVVYLGFNTETGPLADAALRRAVSYAIDRDAIVETILSGNAQANSQLVAPTVIGFSDSLEPLEFDQEAAKAALVESGYAGEEIPFQYALDGVIPMGAEIAQAIAGQLDEVGINVTLEGTDNASYDIVNREHGLSGLFLGQFSPSILDAGLPLRFLFSAEATNYFDDATIEQLVVDQKAVADDARLDVISQIWAVNQDNAYVAPLYSPDAAYGLNPEVSWEPRPDGLFIMKDADVDQ, via the coding sequence ATGTCCCGCACCCGCAACAGATGGGCGTTGGCCGCACTTGCCTCGGCCGTCGCCATCGCCACCCTCACCTCCTGTGCCTCGAACGGCGGCGCACCCTCGAGCAGCGGAGGGGACAAGACCGTCACAGTGGCGATCGCTCAAGATCCGGAGAACCTCAACCCCGTCATCGGAGGCTCTTTCGGAGCACTGAGCCTGGAGTACAACCTCTTCGACCAGCTGGCCGAGATCGACGTCGACGGCAGTGTCATCGAGCGCGCCGCGACTGAATGGTCATCCAACGCGGACTTCACCGTCTGGGACTTCACTCTGCGCGACGACATCCTGTTCCACGATGGCTCTTCGATGACGGCTGCCGACGTCGTGTTCTCCTTCGAGGAGGTCCTCGCCGAACCCGACAGCAATCGCCAGCTGTGGTTGACCGACATGGTGTCGGTGGAAGCGGTTGACGACACGCACGTCCGCTTCACCCTCTCCACTCCCTTCTCTGAATGGCCGCGGCAGACGACGCTCATCTCGATCGTCCCGCAGGCGGTCTATGAGGAGGTCGGCGCCGCCGCATTCAACGAGGCGCCAGTGGGTTCAGGGCCGTTCCGGTTCGAGAGCTGGAAGCGCGGGCAGTCTGTCGTCGTCACGAAGTTCGATGACTACTTCGGCGGAGCCCCGCTGCTCGATTCCGTCGATTTCGTCCCCGTTCCGGCCGACGATGCGCGAGTCACCGGTGTGCAATCCGGCACCGTCGACATCGCAGCCATCCCGACTGCGCAGATCGACGCGGTGAAGAACACGGGCAGCGCGGACGTGGTCAGCGTCCCCAGCCACCAGGTCGTCTATCTCGGCTTCAATACCGAGACCGGCCCTCTTGCCGATGCTGCACTGCGGCGCGCCGTCTCCTACGCCATCGACCGGGACGCGATCGTCGAGACGATCCTCAGCGGCAATGCGCAGGCCAACAGCCAGCTCGTCGCCCCTACCGTCATCGGGTTCTCCGACTCGCTGGAACCACTGGAGTTCGACCAGGAAGCGGCGAAGGCCGCACTCGTCGAGTCCGGCTATGCCGGCGAGGAGATCCCCTTCCAGTACGCCCTGGACGGCGTCATCCCGATGGGCGCCGAGATCGCGCAGGCGATCGCGGGCCAGCTCGACGAAGTGGGCATCAACGTCACATTGGAGGGGACGGACAACGCCAGCTACGACATCGTCAACCGTGAGCACGGGCTTTCCGGGCTCTTCCTCGGTCAGTTCTCCCCATCGATCCTCGATGCCGGACTCCCGCTGAGGTTCCTCTTCTCGGCGGAGGCGACGAACTACTTCGACGACGCGACGATCGAGCAACTCGTCGTGGACCAGAAGGCAGTCGCGGACGATGCGCGGCTCGACGTCATTTCCCAGATCTGGGCGGTGAACCAGGACAACGCGTACGTTGCTCCGCTTTACTCGCCGGATGCCGCATATGGGCTGAACCCCGAGGTGTCATGGGAGCCGCGTCCTGACGGCCTCTTCATCATGAAGGACGCCGACGTCGATCAATGA
- a CDS encoding cysteine hydrolase family protein yields MKTFDSWMNGADGEPVDVAASDVALIVIDMQNGFIREEYSLGIAPTQDPFAMAVPGCVALVESARAAGVPVIYTRATNLYDHADALPRRGRALKKPAPARRMHENSMDVQIIDELAPLDTEYIVDKSRPGAIYGTRLEPLLVGLGTRSVVICGVTTNICVETTAREAHARGYDTYVVADATGEAEPSRYWHALYSIEFLFGTVAMVEDVQRSWGTEVTGVPEFPLQRANVGAAALAAAV; encoded by the coding sequence TTGAAGACCTTCGACAGCTGGATGAACGGTGCAGACGGCGAACCGGTGGACGTCGCAGCGAGTGACGTCGCCCTCATCGTGATCGACATGCAGAACGGGTTCATCCGCGAGGAGTACTCGCTCGGTATCGCTCCGACACAGGATCCGTTCGCGATGGCGGTCCCCGGATGCGTCGCGCTGGTCGAGTCGGCACGTGCGGCTGGAGTGCCGGTGATCTATACGCGCGCCACGAACCTCTATGACCACGCCGATGCGCTGCCTCGCCGCGGTCGCGCATTGAAGAAGCCGGCGCCGGCCCGTCGAATGCACGAGAACAGCATGGATGTCCAGATCATCGATGAGCTCGCGCCGCTCGACACCGAGTACATCGTCGACAAGTCCAGGCCCGGCGCGATCTACGGCACGCGGCTTGAGCCGCTGCTGGTGGGCCTCGGTACCCGCAGCGTCGTGATCTGCGGGGTGACGACGAACATCTGCGTCGAGACCACCGCCCGAGAGGCGCACGCCCGCGGTTACGACACGTACGTGGTTGCCGATGCGACAGGCGAGGCAGAGCCCAGCCGCTACTGGCATGCGCTGTACTCGATCGAGTTCCTCTTCGGCACGGTGGCGATGGTCGAAGATGTGCAGCGCTCGTGGGGCACCGAAGTCACCGGAGTACCTGAGTTCCCGCTCCAGCGCGCGAATGTGGGGGCGGCGGCGCTCGCTGCGGCCGTCTGA
- a CDS encoding MFS transporter, with product MWTQLGVLMLVQFVGMMSGTIIATALPAITKEIDGTTLHYTWMFVTTALAAAVTTPLWGRLGDIFDAKTVLQWSLGFYTVGALLCGLAPSADLLIAARVIQGIGIGGHIALTQALAARLVVPRLRAQVNGVMAVSQIGATVSGPLVGALLVGVPGIGWRLCFLLGVPVAIIAAIIVHAVLPNAVAPSEGRVDLLGAVLLVLGLTGLLGWISFVGKGLPFLSSASLLWLGVSVIVLAVAGWWEWRAKDAIVPLRALAGRVPALAAVASLSVGASMFGGTIFVTQYLQLGRGLDALIAGVLLMPMALATFVAALLVGRLSTRSGLIRRYLLAGVILVLLGNAALVPLTPSTPLWWVVVASSLVGAGLGMTVTNLILIAQNATSVRDVGAVSGTIIFCRTLGSTVGLALFGAIVAGYVPAVDSVATSALSELYSQGASLVFLVATGISSIGLVAVALLPPIALRSTVDLAEASTVAA from the coding sequence TTGTGGACCCAGCTCGGCGTGCTGATGCTGGTCCAATTCGTCGGCATGATGAGCGGCACCATCATCGCTACCGCGCTGCCGGCGATCACGAAGGAGATCGACGGCACGACGCTGCACTACACCTGGATGTTCGTCACCACCGCGCTCGCCGCGGCCGTCACGACTCCATTGTGGGGGAGACTCGGCGACATCTTCGATGCCAAGACCGTGCTGCAGTGGTCCCTCGGCTTCTATACGGTGGGCGCACTGCTGTGCGGACTGGCACCGTCCGCCGACCTGCTCATCGCTGCGCGTGTGATCCAGGGGATTGGAATCGGTGGCCACATCGCTCTCACTCAGGCGCTTGCCGCCCGCCTCGTCGTGCCGAGGCTGCGCGCTCAGGTCAACGGGGTGATGGCCGTATCTCAGATCGGCGCAACGGTTTCCGGCCCTCTGGTCGGAGCGCTTCTCGTCGGTGTGCCAGGGATCGGCTGGAGACTGTGCTTCCTCCTTGGTGTCCCGGTGGCAATCATCGCTGCGATCATCGTTCACGCTGTGCTGCCCAATGCGGTGGCGCCGTCCGAAGGCCGAGTAGATCTTCTCGGTGCTGTACTCCTGGTTCTGGGACTGACTGGTCTGCTCGGCTGGATATCGTTCGTCGGCAAGGGCCTGCCGTTTCTGTCTTCGGCGTCGCTTCTCTGGCTCGGCGTCAGCGTCATCGTCCTCGCAGTGGCCGGATGGTGGGAATGGCGGGCGAAGGATGCGATCGTGCCGCTGCGCGCTCTTGCCGGACGAGTGCCGGCCCTCGCCGCTGTCGCAAGCTTGTCGGTCGGCGCATCGATGTTCGGTGGCACGATCTTCGTGACGCAGTATCTTCAACTCGGTCGAGGTCTGGACGCGCTGATCGCTGGAGTTCTTCTCATGCCCATGGCTCTCGCGACCTTCGTCGCGGCTCTCCTCGTCGGTCGACTCAGCACTCGTTCCGGATTGATCCGTCGCTATCTTCTGGCGGGCGTGATCCTCGTGCTCCTTGGCAACGCCGCCCTCGTCCCGCTGACTCCGTCCACGCCATTGTGGTGGGTGGTCGTCGCATCTTCTCTTGTCGGTGCCGGCCTCGGAATGACGGTGACCAACCTCATCCTGATTGCGCAGAATGCCACGAGCGTCCGGGACGTCGGCGCCGTCAGCGGCACGATCATCTTCTGCCGAACGCTCGGGTCCACCGTGGGGCTTGCGCTTTTCGGGGCCATCGTGGCCGGGTATGTTCCGGCCGTCGACAGTGTCGCGACCTCGGCACTGTCCGAGCTCTATTCGCAGGGTGCTTCTCTGGTCTTCCTCGTCGCCACTGGAATCTCGAGCATCGGGTTGGTGGCGGTGGCGCTGCTGCCACCGATCGCTCTGCGCTCAACTGTCGATCTCGCGGAGGCGTCGACCGTCGCGGCATGA
- a CDS encoding ATP-binding cassette domain-containing protein, whose translation MTTLSERRRLRRLPDEPQRNDDGALALEVMDVRKHFAKRVGLRTESFRAVDGVSLHVAAGETVGLVGESGCGKSTLVRTILGLHQPTSGSVRVMGADVNAWASKERARARANAQVVFQDPYSSLDPRMTAKRIVGEPLWLNRQYSESRVRELFDWVGLPWEYASRRASAFSGGQRQRIGIARALALHPRLVILDEPVSALDVSIQAQIINLLAQLQRELGVAYLFVAHDLSVVRHVSHRVAVMRRGVIVEQGPTRAIFNDPQEEYTRTLLDAIPVPDPRRRSG comes from the coding sequence ATGACCACCCTCAGCGAACGACGCAGACTTCGCAGGCTCCCGGATGAACCTCAGCGCAATGACGATGGTGCGCTTGCCCTGGAAGTCATGGACGTGCGAAAGCACTTCGCCAAGCGGGTCGGCTTGCGCACCGAGAGCTTCCGCGCGGTCGACGGTGTCTCACTTCACGTCGCGGCGGGTGAGACCGTCGGACTGGTCGGCGAGTCCGGTTGCGGGAAGTCGACCCTCGTACGCACGATCCTCGGCCTGCACCAGCCGACGTCCGGTTCGGTCCGTGTCATGGGCGCAGATGTCAACGCCTGGGCGAGCAAAGAACGTGCTCGGGCCAGGGCCAACGCGCAGGTCGTGTTCCAGGATCCGTACTCTTCGTTGGATCCTCGGATGACTGCGAAGCGCATCGTCGGCGAGCCGCTCTGGCTGAACCGCCAGTATTCCGAGAGTCGCGTACGCGAGCTCTTCGACTGGGTGGGGCTTCCCTGGGAGTACGCATCGCGAAGGGCCTCGGCATTCTCCGGGGGCCAACGCCAGCGCATCGGCATCGCCAGGGCGCTCGCTCTGCATCCGCGCCTGGTGATCCTCGACGAGCCGGTTTCCGCTCTCGACGTCTCCATCCAGGCGCAGATCATCAACCTGCTCGCGCAACTGCAGCGCGAACTGGGCGTCGCCTACCTGTTCGTCGCGCACGACCTCTCCGTCGTCCGCCATGTTTCCCACCGCGTCGCCGTGATGCGCCGCGGCGTCATCGTCGAGCAGGGCCCGACGCGGGCGATCTTCAACGACCCGCAGGAGGAATACACCCGCACGCTTCTCGACGCGATTCCGGTTCCCGACCCCAGACGTCGGTCCGGCTGA
- a CDS encoding hydrolase codes for MMRAVTFFAEGRLREGTLTADAAGVRLVRGSASDDAARLDGIVTGAFTDHHVHLQLVDARGLVASRLGRVIDLGANVDAIRKIALSGAVEVEYAGPFLTAVGGYPSDREWAPEGAVREVRDAVDAAAVIGSLADAGVSWIKVVGNSDAGPVLDDALLRTIVLEAAEHGLPVVAHAEGAGQAQRVARLGVARLAHSPFTERLSDDEVEEQAASVSWVSTMAVHEDEAYENVVDNVRRFVAFGGDLVYGSDMGNGPTPVDLRDSELEALREAGVEGLSLLRALAPLDPLRAGADLLLLPRGDPAGARRITPADLEA; via the coding sequence GTGATGCGGGCGGTCACGTTCTTCGCCGAAGGCCGCCTGCGGGAGGGCACGCTGACCGCGGATGCCGCGGGAGTCCGGCTCGTGCGTGGATCGGCTTCCGATGACGCTGCGCGCCTGGACGGCATCGTCACGGGTGCGTTCACCGACCATCACGTGCACCTGCAACTGGTCGATGCGCGCGGCCTCGTCGCAAGCCGGCTGGGGCGGGTCATCGACCTCGGCGCGAACGTCGACGCCATCAGGAAGATCGCGCTCTCAGGAGCAGTCGAGGTCGAGTACGCCGGCCCGTTCCTCACCGCCGTCGGCGGGTATCCGTCCGACCGAGAATGGGCACCGGAGGGCGCGGTGCGAGAGGTGCGGGATGCCGTCGACGCCGCTGCCGTGATCGGGTCACTGGCCGATGCCGGGGTCAGTTGGATCAAAGTCGTCGGGAACAGCGACGCCGGTCCGGTGCTCGACGATGCGCTGCTTCGTACGATCGTGCTCGAAGCCGCTGAACACGGCCTGCCGGTCGTCGCGCACGCCGAGGGCGCCGGGCAGGCGCAGCGAGTGGCACGATTGGGCGTCGCGCGTCTGGCGCACTCGCCCTTCACGGAACGGCTGAGCGATGACGAGGTCGAGGAGCAGGCGGCATCCGTCTCGTGGGTCTCGACCATGGCCGTCCACGAGGACGAGGCCTACGAGAACGTCGTCGACAACGTGCGGCGGTTCGTCGCGTTCGGCGGCGACCTGGTCTACGGCAGCGACATGGGCAACGGCCCCACGCCGGTCGATCTGCGAGACAGCGAGCTCGAAGCGCTGCGTGAGGCAGGCGTCGAGGGGCTCTCGCTTCTACGAGCGCTCGCGCCGCTCGACCCGCTGCGCGCCGGTGCCGACCTGCTCCTTCTCCCCCGAGGAGATCCGGCCGGCGCCCGCCGCATCACTCCCGCCGATCTGGAGGCCTGA
- a CDS encoding kynureninase yields the protein MTDLIAEAQGLDAADPLAGHLSAFVDAPGVSAYLDGNSLGRPLRSLPDRLAQFVRDDWGTRLIRSWDEQWMDLPTQLGDRIGRVAIGAAAGQTVVADSTTVLLYKLMRAAVAAVPSRSEILIEEGNFPTDRFVAEGIAAERGLTVRWLAVDPVHGAQVEDVAAAVSDQTALVVLSHVDYRSGALADMKSITDAVHEAGALMLWDLCHSAGVIPIELDACGVDLAVGCTYKYLNGGPGSPAFAYVNERHHGVLRQPIQGWMGAGDVFAMSSAYAPADGIRQFISGTPPVLGMLAMQGMLDLIETATIDGVRAKSKTLTDFAVQALDEVLAPLDVRLLSPRDAEKRGGHVTIGHPDFAEVTKALWADGVIPDFRFPDGIRLGLSPLSTSHEEVLSGVLAVRDALRG from the coding sequence ATGACCGATCTCATCGCCGAAGCCCAGGGCCTCGACGCCGCTGACCCGCTCGCTGGGCACCTCTCGGCGTTCGTCGACGCCCCCGGAGTCAGCGCATATCTCGACGGCAACTCCCTCGGCCGCCCGTTGCGCTCGCTCCCCGACCGGCTTGCGCAGTTCGTGCGCGACGACTGGGGCACCCGCCTCATCCGGTCGTGGGACGAGCAGTGGATGGATCTGCCGACCCAGCTGGGCGACCGCATCGGACGGGTCGCGATCGGCGCTGCAGCGGGCCAGACGGTCGTCGCCGATTCGACGACCGTGCTGCTGTACAAGCTCATGCGGGCGGCCGTCGCAGCCGTTCCGAGCCGATCGGAGATCCTCATCGAGGAGGGGAACTTCCCCACCGATCGGTTCGTGGCCGAGGGCATCGCCGCCGAACGCGGGCTGACGGTGCGCTGGCTCGCCGTCGATCCTGTCCACGGTGCGCAGGTCGAGGATGTGGCAGCGGCAGTATCGGATCAGACAGCCCTCGTCGTGCTCAGTCATGTCGACTACCGCTCGGGAGCGCTTGCGGACATGAAGTCGATCACGGATGCCGTGCACGAGGCAGGCGCGCTAATGCTCTGGGACCTGTGCCACTCGGCCGGCGTGATCCCGATCGAACTCGATGCCTGCGGCGTCGACCTCGCGGTCGGATGCACGTACAAGTACCTGAATGGCGGGCCGGGCTCCCCCGCTTTCGCGTATGTGAATGAACGTCATCACGGCGTGCTGCGCCAGCCGATCCAGGGATGGATGGGGGCGGGTGACGTATTCGCCATGTCGTCCGCGTATGCACCGGCCGACGGCATCCGGCAGTTCATCAGCGGCACGCCACCGGTGCTCGGAATGCTGGCGATGCAGGGCATGCTCGATCTGATCGAGACTGCGACGATCGACGGTGTGCGTGCGAAGTCGAAGACCCTCACGGACTTCGCAGTGCAGGCGCTCGATGAGGTGCTCGCGCCACTCGACGTGCGGCTGCTGAGTCCGCGGGACGCCGAGAAGCGCGGCGGGCACGTGACGATCGGGCATCCCGACTTCGCCGAGGTGACCAAGGCTCTCTGGGCTGACGGCGTGATCCCGGACTTCCGTTTCCCCGACGGCATCCGCCTCGGCCTGTCGCCGCTGAGCACCTCGCACGAGGAAGTGCTCAGCGGCGTGCTGGCAGTGCGCGACGCGCTGCGCGGCTGA